The Notolabrus celidotus isolate fNotCel1 chromosome 16, fNotCel1.pri, whole genome shotgun sequence genomic sequence AGTCACATATCAGCCTGAATTTGATTCAACGGAAACATTTTCAGTCACATTTTTGGTTCATCTCTAGATCTTGAACATGAAGATGATGGCTCTGGGATTTTACCTGTTGGCTCTGCTGGCTTTTTCACAGGTAACTACttacaaagttgttttttttaattaaacatcCAAGAAAATATGCTGAAATACTTGCACAAAGAATACAAATATACGcaattaaacaaacatataacAGACACATAACAGACAGTAGAAGCTGTTAACCACTGTTAAAGTCGGAGTAGATGAGGTTTGTCTTATTGTCTTGAAAGGTCAGATGGGTTCTGATGTCATTGAATGAGCTGTGGAAAGATACTGAGTGTCGTTTTTGAAAGtcatataaaataattaaagctactgtaagttTTATTTCATACTGCTTATGAAACAGCCTGACAGTAACATTGATGCCCCTATGACcaacaaatgcaaaaaagaccagattgattatttttaaatgtttttttttatggtacCATTTATACTTTTTACACAGGATTAACAATTAGTGTtaaatttgactgttaaaagaagcaGGATACAATTTTTTCGGCTTTCTATGCAAGATTGGAAAAGAGCCAAGACGAACCACTTTGTCTACAGGTGGGACCAAAATCTACGGAAACTTAAAGTTCTTAAAGTTATTTGGAGGAGCTTTGATGTAACTGTTACACAAACAGTTTTTGACTCACTTTTTTATAGTATATATGTGATTAAAGTTTACATTTAAGATTTGCAGAGTCAGCATAAAGTAACCTGCCATATTAAGACAAAATAgcaaatgtattaaaatgaaTTAGAATGcaataaggtgaaataaaagcaacaaagagacaaagaatCATTTGATAAAACGGTGAAagataaaaacagtgaaataaattTAAACTAAATCAATAACAGGTAGTAGATATCAGCATAATATGCAGATAAAggcaatacaattaaataaataaagccacCAAGAtttatacaaaaaataaaggCGGTAAATTAGTTATTAGGTAAATAAAGCAATTAAAGGAGATtggattaaattaaaaagtaaatgataataaagggaataagaggatgacatcacctaaaagcaagtctgtagaAGTGAGTTTTAAGAATAATTAGAATAATCATGTTAGAGATTCTgtgagccttatctcctcatgGAGGTTGTTCAAAGTCGAGGTGCCCTGTTTCCAAAAAGCTTGGTCTCCTTTTAGATTCAAGCCTCAAATTCGGATCAGCAGCAGACTCGGCTAGGCAGGTGCCTTACTGAGggaagtttgcatgttctctccatgCATGGGTTGATTCTCTGTGTACTCTGGCTTCATCCCACAATTCAAAAACATGCTTGTGAGGTTGATTGGTCACCCGAAATCAAGTgcgtgtgtgaatggttgtttcTCCCTGCATTGTTAGATACCTGTTCACACTCTCGCCCAAtaacagctgggataggctccagttCCCCTGGGGCCCCGATTGGGATAAGGGGTAAagaaaatgaatggatgaatgtatAGGCGGTAACTACTGAAACAATTGTCTTATTGGTGTCCACATGATAGTCTTTGTTTCCATCACTGATTTGAGTAATGTTGCTTCTCTGTTACCAATCAGGCTCAAGAGGATAGCTCCACACCTAACGCAATGACCACAACATCAAGATCAGATACTACCATGTCTACAACAGTCACCACAGAGGGCTCTACCACCATGCCTACGACCATCACTACAACTGCTGCGCCACCAAGCAACCCAACCATCTTCCGAACCAGCCCTAAGACTACCACAACCCAGGGACGTACCACTGTGTCAGTGACTACAACCATGCCAACAACTACTGCACCAGCCACCACtccaactgcagctccaaccacACCCTCTCTTTCAACCGACGCTTCAACAGCTTCAGCCACCAGTACAAGTGGTGCGACTACCTCAATGCCAACAACTACTGCACCAACCACCACtccaactgcagctccaaccacACCCTCTCTTTCAACCGACGCTTCAACAGCTTCAGCCACCAGTACAAGTGGTGCGACTACCTCTACGCCGACGACAACACGCAATCTCACTATGGACAGTTCATCTGCGAACACGACGGCCGACTCCCCCACCCCACATTCAACCAGCTTACCAACCGAATCAATAACAACTGCCGACTCCCCCACCACAAATTCAAGCAGCTTACCAACCAAGTCAACAACAACGATGATGACGACTCCACCAACCCAAACCATCACCACCCCAAACAGAGGCTCCGGAGTGCAAGCTTCTCTGATGTTTTCTGTCATGCCATTGGTGCTGTACACTCTCTGCCCCTGAGCAGTACCCGCTAAAATTAACCTGAAGGACCAAACGACTTCATCGAATATGCACTCCAAAGATGATAACAAAGGACTGAATGAAATCTAGGAAAAAGTCTAACCTGCCCTTGAACTTTGAGTATAAAttgtagcattttttttttaaattggcaGTATGTGTAAACAAACTTTAggcatttttttaatctgcaggTCAATAGAAACCTAAGGTTCAGAATTCTTTGTGGGAGCAGGAATCCTCTCATActattttagtgttttgtacttatttaagaaaacaatgGAATACAATGAGTGTGCTCACATTTAATTCAGAAATTGATATCAAATTTAACACTGAAACATTAAGGAAATTAAAATGGGAAACAACATTTGAATGCCATGTCAAGTTGATGACAATGATTTACAGAAAAGGGGAAATTGTTCTTCTGAAAGTGCCATTGTATGATGACCCCCTACCAATGTGAAGCTGAAGTTTGGCATACACAATAACCAGACTGTACTCATCATGGTCATAAAACTTCTTCCTATCATTTGGTTGTATATATTTGCAAAGgtcaacaaaaataaagcatAATTTATGCAAAGCAAATGAGGTTCTGTAAAGGAAGATCAAAGAAATATTTTGCACTATAACTTTATTCAGGTAGAAGGTAGAAATACATATATGAATACAAGTGTATAATTCAAATGTCATAGCCTTTATTAATCCTCTGATCGACAGATGGCCAGCAGAGCTTGTAGATAATCTCCTTTGAacttgctctgtttgaaaaggaAGTACAAATGTAAAATGACTCAATAAAAATCAaggtttgtacattttttttgcaaaatgacTCTTCTTATTAGAACATTCTGAATGCTAACAGCACATAATTACATCAGTGTATTATTCATATGAGTGTGACTCACCTGTAGAGCCGTGTAGAGAGAAGTTCCTGTTAATTTAAGGAAGGCAACTCGGATACACAGCAGATCCTCCTCACAGTGGGACACCAAGATCCCCTGTACCATGGGTGCCTGGAAGCGTCAAATGTTAAGTGTTTAAActcttttaaagattttttttttggggggggggggctttttgcttttattttgatagaacaacttgagagagacaggaaatgctaGAAGAGAAATGGGGGAATGACGTGCACCAAATCATGCCAGGATCGTAGCCTTTGTGCATGGTGCCAAATGGGCCAAACCAGCACCCCAATTTAACTGTTGTTCATTAGCTATCTGAGACACTAAGACATGCATTAAACAACATGCATGAAATGTCCATTTTGTCTCACACAGGGTTGTCTATAAAGGGACAGCTGTTGAACATCTCACCTTTGCATATCATCATATAAGGAAGTACTTATCATGGTGTAGGAAAAGAGCACGACACTACCTACATAGGGAGTTTCATACCTCAGGGCTGTTTCAAAGTGGTCTACAGACAGTTTGATATTTAGTGGCATCTAGTGGTAAAGTTGCACATAATGTAGGGAAACCTACAGAATTCAAAAAGTAGCACAAGGCTCTGTCTTCTGCCATAAATGGTTTGTCCTTTCTAGGCCACTGTAGAAATGTGAACAATTTGAAATAAGACCCACGCTCATTGTAGATATAAATAGCTTATATGCCATGCTTTTAATAACCCAATAACTTGGGTCACATGCAAATTTTAGAGTTGCTGTTCACACATATGTATTATGAAAAAAGTGGTGTTATGATCAAACATTTCAGCCATCAATCAGTCTCAGTACTCTTTAATAATTTTATAAATTGTCAAAACCCATTATTTCAGTTTCTTACCTTCATTGTAGTAAGTCTTTTGGCGAGGTAGATATAAGGGGCTTCAATGCACTGTACTGTTAAgacaatgacaaaaataaatcagtaaacAATCAACAGTCTGAGTGCTTATTAATCTCACATGCAGTATCTGTGACAATGTTTACCTAAAATGCTTAAACCCAGTTTAACATCTCCTGTAAAGCATTTCTCCACAGCCTGTTGCACCATCTGTCCAGTCTCCACCTCCAGACCCATCAGCACTGTTAGTAATGGACAGTCAGTAAAAttcattaattttcacaaaAGTGATGAAATTGCATGATACAGATTTGAATATGCAAGAACTTTGTAAGAAATATCTATCACACCCATACCTTTGTCAAGATGGGTGGAGTCTCTGGAGGTCAGTATGTCTATCCATGGACCTGGATCTGCTTTTTTCGCATtgagagatgcagagagagtCTAGAAGAATAGAAACAATGTGGTGACACTGATGTAGATTGCCTGGACGTTATGTCTTCTTACATACTCttacagatggaggtagtctgagacctccagggctcctaacgagcttatcattgagagcacctgccctcattacacccagcttgagctcatcagcctggcagctcaataaaaggagctcctttccctcagttaggtgtgtgcaacagagaagacaacacctcCAGTTGTTTTCTCTGGGTTTGGTTTGAAGAGAGAGTGTATATGTTTGTGGATGTATTGTGGAGGTATTGTGGAGGtattgtggagggaaggagggtggcAAAAGGATAATTATAAAGAGGATTGACCTCTCAGGAGAGTTTTTTCAGATTACAGTTGGTTTAGGCCTGTTCCTTAGTTTGTCTACTCTTTGTAGTAGACTTAGTGGgtggctgtggagctttacacctccactccaccttttagaccccaaaggccttacatttgtttgtatttgagggttttcagtttctttttgttagtgtccctgtccatgacctctgaccttcatgtcaTGCGGCTTGCAGACACGTAACACATACAGTAGTGTAGTGGTGTGTAACCTATTCATCTGCTATTGAGCTGACAATTAATACACACAGCCTGTGACTGAGTTAATCAGCAAACTTTGTCTTTGGCTGAAGTGTCAGGTCCAACTCCAGTTCAAGCAGACTTTCAGCCTAACAGATTCAGATCAGGCCGATCGCAACTAAACGTGGCAGGTTTTAACAGAGCTGAGGAAAATTTGAAGGAGGCTAAACAATGCTGCTTTTGCATCATTGTTAAATGTACAGGAGAGTACTTTATGCTATGTACGatagtaagtaaactttatttagtatagcacctttcacagacatagtcacaaagtgctttagagAATCAATGTTGTcaagacaatacaatgagcaataaataagataataaagaaagcagacagaatGACATCAAACTGTGACGGAAGGTTGAaaagccataacaaacaaatgtgtcttaagctgctttttaaaagtctcagtcgaATCAGCACAGTGCACTTGGGGcggaagactgttccagagagatggagccacacgCTCAAAGGCCAAAACCCCTAGTTTTGAGCCtgacacgaggcacagcaagcagacccacatctgaggatctgaggggtctgctggggatgtaagggtggagtAGGTCGGAGATATAagagggtgcttgatgatggattgctttgtatgttaatatgaggatcttaaactgtattcgGAATTTGATTGGCAGCCAGTGTAAGGAGAATAGGATGGGAGTGATGTGGGATGCTTTActggacctggttaacagtcttACGGCAGCTTTTTGAATTAATTGTAGATGGTGAAGAGAGGACTTATTGAGGTAATAGCAAGTGTTGGCTAGCAACTAATTTCCCAGCTGCTCAAACAGAAGTTTCAATCCCAGCTAACTAGCCAATCAAAAGGTaagaaaaacactcagaaaacagtcaaaatataACACTATTTAAAACAGTTAAACATAGGATCCCAGAGTATGTGGGTAAACAATATCAAATTGAAAAGACAACATCTATGGAATAAAGGATTGTGGAATTATTACCTGAACATCTCTTTGAACCGAACCAGCAACACTTTCTTTCtgtcaggacagaggattgagACAACACTTCAGTGCATTAGACATAAAAACTTAGAACCTAGATGTTGCCCCACTGTTATTTGAAATTCAAATTACACCATGAAAGATTGGAAATCAACGCCGACAAATGCAGCATCATTGACAGCCTCCAACAATATCATGGGCAGTTGCTTTACTAATGAGGTTGAGTCCAAGGTGTAGAAAATAGATACTCAAATTACATTTAGCAAAGCCACAACAAGCTTAGCAAAGTCTCCACTGGTTTCTCCTTTCAGTTCCTTTTCCAGGTCCTTCTTATACactgaaaacagagacagagaaacaacatGAGAAAAATTTTAGCATACATGAGATTGTGGAGTAAGGGCTTTAAATCTCTCTGTGACTTACATTGTTGGTATACAGCACTGATTTCTTGAAGCTGCTTTCCAGATCGTGTGCACAACATCTCTAGTAGTGTTTCCTCATCAGTGCCTaaaccctgcacacacacaggcgcatGCACATTTAATATAATCCAGTAAAATCAC encodes the following:
- the LOC117828516 gene encoding annexin A9-like, with translation MGLEVETGQMVQQAVEKCFTGDVKLGLSILVQCIEAPYIYLAKRLTTMKAPMVQGILVSHCEEDLLCIRVAFLKLTGTSLYTALQSKFKGDYLQALLAICRSED
- the LOC117828515 gene encoding cell wall protein DAN4-like, with the translated sequence MKMMALGFYLLALLAFSQAQEDSSTPNAMTTTSRSDTTMSTTVTTEGSTTMPTTITTTAAPPSNPTIFRTSPKTTTTQGRTTVSVTTTMPTTTAPATTPTAAPTTPSLSTDASTASATSTSGATTSMPTTTAPTTTPTAAPTTPSLSTDASTASATSTSGATTSTPTTTRNLTMDSSSANTTADSPTPHSTSLPTESITTADSPTTNSSSLPTKSTTTMMTTPPTQTITTPNRGSGVQASLMFSVMPLVLYTLCP